A region of the Stieleria neptunia genome:
TGCTCCAGCACTCCGCCGTGGCCTTTGTCTTCGCCCGCCGATTGCATCAAGCATTGCAAGTTCCCATCGGTGTGATCGACTGTTCCTGGGGCGGCAAGCCGATCGAGCCGTTCATTCCGGTGGACGCCTTCGTCGGCCATCCCACCCTGGTTGAACTGGCCGCCCGGGCAAAGACGGGCGATTTTGAAGGCATCCAAACCATGCCCGGAGGAACGTACGTTCGCAGTTCCAGTTGGCTGGCGGGGACGATTTACAACGGACGCATCGCGCCGCTTGTGCCCTACGCGATTCGTGGGGCCATTTGGTACCAGGGTGAATCCAATAGTGGAAAGGGCGAGGACCCGCGTGACTATGAACACAAAATGCGAGCGTTGGTCGAAGGCTGGCGTCACGCCTGGGATCGCGACCGTTTGCCGGTTTACTTTGTCCAGTTGCCGCAATGGTCCAGTTACGCCTGGACGTATCTGCGGGAGCAGCAGCGGCGTGCACAACGCCTGCCTCACACCGGCATGGTTGTGACCATCGACTTGGACAACGGCAATGACATCCACCCGCCGAACAAGATCGACGTCGGAGAGCGACTGGCGAGATGGCCGTTGGCCAATGTTTACGGACGAGAAATCGAAGCCAGTGGGCCGATGTTTCGCGAGGCAAAGATCCGGGACGGTACGGCCACGGTTTCATTCGAACATGCCGAATCGGGCCTGATGGTCGGACGTGTCGCGGGCGTGCAATCGATCCAGCCGAGTCACGAGGATCGGCTCAACGGGTTCGAATTGATCGGTCCAGAGGGACGGTGGTACGCCGCGGAAGCTCGGATCGAAGGGGGCACGGTGGTTGTGTCCAGCCCCGAAGTGACGCAGCCGATCGCCGTACGCTATGCCTGTCATCCGGAAGCCGAAGCGGGCCGGGCGTGGAATCTGTATTCGCGGGAAGGGTTGCCGGCGTCACCGTTTTGTTCTGATTGGAACCTGATGCCCTACGATCCCGATGAGAATCCGATGCCGAAGAAGTGAGGTCGGTAAACAATGGGGGCAAAACAATGGGGGCAAAACAATGGGGGCAAAACAATGGGGGCAAAACAATGGGGGCAAAACAATGGGGGCAAAACAATGGGGGCAAAACGATGGAGGGGAAGGAGAGGCAGAGGAGGGGAAGGAGAGGCAGAATGATCCGGGGCAGAATGATGGTGGTCTAGGGGGTGGGAGACGATGCGGAAGTGAGTGCTTCTTATCATTCTGCCACCTATCATTCTGCCTTTATCGTTTTGCCCCCATCGTTTTGCCCCTACCCCCGTCAATCCGCCAGCGGTTCGAATTCGAGGATCGGTTGATCGACCGCCAGCGTTTCGCCGATGTTTGCCGTGATCTTTGAAACCCGTCCCTCGCGTTCGGCTCGCAGGACGTTTTCCATCTTCATCGCTTCGATCACCGCCAAGTCCTGCCCCGCGTGCACTTCGGTTCCCTCTTCGACTCTCAATTGCGTCAGCAGGCCGGGCATCGGCGAGAGCAGGAAGCGGCTCGTGTCCGGCGGTTCTTTGATCGGCATGCAGGCCAGTAGGTCTGCCGCCCGCGGGGTCAAGACCATGATGTCGATTTGGGATCCCCAGTGGAACAGGCTGTAGTGCATGTTGCGACGTTCGACCTGGATGCAAATCGTTTCGCCGTTGACCGTGCCGCGGAACAGCGGTTGGCCGAATTGCCAGTCGCTGGTCACACGATAGGTGTCCGTTCCGTAGGTGATCTCATGGCCGCCGGGTAGCGGGCGCATCGCCACCGGAGACTGCTGGCCGTCGAGCATGATGACCCAGTGATCGTCGATGTTGCGTTCGTAGCCCGGCAATTGACCGCTGATCCCGGCGGCCCGGTCCATGTAGCGTCGATGGATCGCTGCGGCGACGACGATCAGCAACGCGGGATTCTCGTGCACCAAGTCCGACGGATGGAAACCGTCGGGATACTCCTCGGCGATCAGATTGGTGCTGATGTTACCGGAGCGAAAACGGGGGTGTTCGATCAGCGCGGCCAGAAAGCTGATGTTGTGTGACACGCCGCGGATGTAGAACTCGTTGAGCGCCTCGCGCATGTGTCCGATCGCGGCGTCACGCGTCGCTCCATAGGTGATCAATTTGGCGATCATCGGGTCATAGTGCATCGAAATCTCTGCGCCTTCATAGACACCGGTGTCGACGCGAACGACCTCGTTTTCTGGCGGCGGACAATAGCGAACGAGTCGACCGATCGACGGCAGGAATCCGCGGAGTGGATCTTCCGCATAGACCCTCGATTCGATCGCCGATCCGTTGAGTTGGACGTCGGACTGGGACAACGGCAACACCTCACCGGCTGCGCTGCGGATCATCAATTCGACCAAGTCCAACCCGGTCACGTATTCGGTGACCGGATGCTCGACCTGCAACCGCGTGTTCATTTCCAGAAAATAGAAATTGCGGTCATTGTCGACGATGAATTCGACGGTGCCCGCCGACTCGTATTGGACCGCGCGGGCGAGCGCGACCGCCTGGTCACCCATCGCCGAACGGGTTTGGGCGTCCAGGAACGGCGAGGGCGCTTCTTCGATCACCTTTTGATGGCGTCGTTGGAGTGAGCATTCGCGTTCACCGAGATGGATCACGTTGCCGTGTTTGTCGGCGATGACTTGGATTTCGATGTGCCGCGGTTGTTCGATGAACTTTTCGATGAACACCCGGTCGTCGCCGAAGGACGTTTTCGCTTCGCCGCTGGCGCGTTGGAATCCGTCACGGCATTCGTCGTCGTCGCGTGCAATCCGCATCCCTTTGCCGCCTCCGCCGGCGCTGGCTTTGATCATCACCGGGTACCCGATTTCCTGGGCAATGGTGACGGCAACGTCCGGGGACTCGATGATGTCGGCATGACCGGGAACGGTGTTGACGCCGGCCTCTTGGGCCAGTTTCTTGGACGTGATCTTGTCGCCCATGTTCTTGATCGCATGGACGTTGGGACCGATGAACGCGATGCCGGCTTCTGCCAACTGTTCGGCGAAGGCAGCGTTCTCGGAGACGAAACCGTAGCCCGGGTGGACGGCCTGGGCGCCGGTGTCGCGGCAGGCCTGGACGAGTTTTTCGATCACGAGATAGCTTTCGGCCGAGGGCGGTGGGCCGATCAGCACCGCCTCGTCGGCCATCGAGACGTGGAGCGCATCACGATCCGCTTCCGAATAAACGGCGACCGTTTGGATGCCCATCTTGCGGGCGGTCTTGATGACGCGGCAAGCGATCTCGCCGCGATTTGCGATCAGTATTTTAGTGAACATGATTTTCTTCTTGACCAATCTTTTAAAGCGGAATGTTTCCGTGCTTCCGCCAAGGGTTCTCCAGTTTCTTGCTGCGCAGCATGGCCAACGATCGGCAAATCCGCTTGCGTGACATCCGCGGCATCACGACGTCATCGATGAAGCCTCGCCGCCCGGCGATGAACGGGTTGGCGAACTTGACGCGGTATTCTTCGGTCAGCGCGGCGATTTTTTCGGGGTCGCCCAAGTCTTTGCGGAAGATGATCTCGACCGCACCCTTGGGGCCCATGACGGCGATTTCCGCACTCGGCCATGCCAGGTTCACGTCACCGCGAAGGTGCTTGGACGACATCACGTCATAGGCACCGCCGTAGGCTTTGCGGGTGATCAACGTCACCTTGGGGACGGTGGCTTCGGCATAGGCGAACAACAATTTCGCACCATGCTTGATGATCCCGCCGTATTCCTGGGCGGTTCCCGGCATGAACCCGGGAACGTCGACCAATGTCAAAATGGGGATGTTGAACGCATCACAAAAGCGAACGAAACGCGCCGCTTTGATCGACGATTTGATGTCCAAACAACCGGCCAACACCAACGGCTGGTTGGCGACAATGCCGATCGGATAACCATCCATCCGGGCCAGCCCGACGACGATGTTCTTTGCATGCTCGGGCTGCAGTTCAAAGAAATCGGTGTCGTCGACAATCTTGAGGATTAGCTCTTTCATGTCGTACGGCATGGTCGGCGAATCGGGAACGAGCGTATCGAGCGAGGGTTCGACGCGATCGGACGGATCCGGGGTGGGGCGATGCGGCGCGTCGACTCGGTTGTTGGCCGGCAGGTAGTTGATGAAACGCCGCACCATCGCCAGCGCTTCCACGTCGTTTTCGAAGGCGCGGTCGGCAACACCGGACACGGTCGAGTGCGTCACCGCTCCGCCGAGTTGCTCGTGCGTGACCTCTTCGTGGGTCACGGTTTTGACCACATCGGGCCCGGTCACAAACATGTAGGAACTGTCTTTGACCATGAAGATGAAATCCGTCATGGCCGGCGAGTAGACGGCGCCGCCGGCGCAGGGGCCCATCACCAACGAGATTTGCGGGACGACGCCGGAGGCCAGGACGTTGCGTTGAAAGACATCGGCGTAGCCGCCGAGTGACGCGACGCCTTCCTGGATCCGCGCGCCGCCGGAATCATTGATGCCGATGACCGGTGCGCCGACCTTGATCGCATGGTCCATGACCTTGCAGATCTTTTCGGCGTGGGCTTCGGACAACGAGCCTCCGAAGACGGTGAAGTCTTGGCTGAAGACGAACACGACGCGACCGTTGATCGTCCCGTAGCCGGTCACCACGCCGTCGCCCGGAATGCCTTGCTGGTCCATCCCGAAGTCTTTGCAACGATGTTCGACGAACATGTCCCATTCTTCGAACATCCCGGGATCCAACAGCAGTTCGATCCGTTCCCGTGCCGTAAGCTTGCCTTTTTTGTGCTGCGCATCGATCCGTTTCTGTCCGCCGCCCATTTCGGCGGCCTTGCGCATTTCTTCAAGGCGTTTGACTATATCCTGCATGATGCTTCTCGTTCAATTGCGTCGAACCCCGGTGAAGGCGTTCGCGTGACCAGGTTTTTATCGCTGTGTGGAGTGACTTGCTATCCATTCCGCCGCCAAGGGCCAGAGATTCCGCTGGGCCTGTGAGCCCACCGCCAAACCGATGTGCCCGGCTTCGATCGATAAGGACGTGACATCCCCCGAACTGACACGTTCTTTGATCGCCAGTGTCGATTCTGGCGGTACCAAGTGATCCCGCTGGGCGACCAGCAGCAGGATCGGACAAGTGATCGCTGCCAATCGGATCGTTTGACCGGCGAGAACCATTTGGTTGTTCACCAGCCGATTCTCTTGATAGAGCATCGAAACAAATTCGCGAAACGTCTCCCCGGCGATGGGGATCGTATCGCCGGACCAACGCTCGATGGTTTCGAAATCGTCCAAGAATTCCGTATTGTTCGAATTCTCCATGAAGGACAGTTGCTTTTCCGCAAAGTTCTGCACGGGTTTCATCAACTGGAAAACGAGTTGCAAAAATTCACCGGGGCAATTCCCAAACGCGTCGATCAGTCCATCGACGTCGAACGTTTCCGGTCGTGCCCACAAATTCAATAATCCGCTCTCTCCGTCAAACTCGATCGGCGCCGCCATCAGAATCAGATTGCCAATCCGTTCGGGATGCAACGCGGTATAGAGGGTCGACATCGTGCCGCCCATACAATAACCGAGCAGGCTGAGTCGTGGGCTGTGGGAACGCTGACAAATGAAGTCGACGGCGTTGTTCAACATCGAACAGACGTAGTCTTCCAGCCGCAACGCCGAGTCCGAATCGTCGGGGTTGCCCCAGTCGATGACATAGACGTCGAAGCCGCGATCGAGTAACCGCCGGACCACGCTGCGGTTGGCTTTCAGATCCAGGATGTAGGGGCGATTGACCAACGCAAAACAGATCAGGACGGGTTCGGCGAAGCGGACCTTGGCAGGTTGGAAGTGCAGCAACTTCAGCGGTGTTGCTTCGTAAACGACTTCGAACGGCGTGGCCCATTTTGACGGTCGATCCGGAGTCTGTGGTGAAACGCCGCCGCCGCCGCCACCGCCGGGGCCACCACCGTGGATTCGGTTCGGCACGCTTTTGGTTTCGGGAAAGAGTTGCCCAAAACTCATCGCCAGTGCCCGGACATCGCTGCTCAATCTGCCCGCTTTCACTCGGGTGTCCGCCGGGTCGAAGTCGCCGGCCAGCTTTGCGTCGATCAGGGTATCGATGTGTCGTTTCAGCAGTTTCAAAAAATCGGAGCTGCGGAGATAGGCTTCGGTTGCCTGGCCCCACAGACCAAACCACTGGCGTCGGTGGGTCTTCGGGTCGGCATGGGGATGGGACGCCTGTTGCAGTTGATGTGCGTTCTCGGCCGCCTGTTTCACAGCCCGGGTCCAACACGCCACCAGGGGTGGCCAGGTTCGTTCGGTCGCACTCGGTTCGTCGATCGGTTCGTTCATGCACGGCTCGAACTGCGTTGGGTTGCGCAGGCGTTGACGGAATGGATGCACGGCGTTGCCGTTTAGAACAGGGTAACCGTTCCCGCGTAACAGGGTTCTAACCCGGTTGGGGTTTCGATGACCAGAGCACCCTCGTCGTTGATGCCCCGACATCGTCCCGAAACGGTGCGTGTTCCGAGGTCGACTTGGACGGTGCGGTTGGTCAGTAAACATCGTTCTCGCCACATGGTTCGTAGTTCATCGTCGCGGCAACCGATCGATTCCAGCCGATGCTGCAATCGATTCAGCACAGCAATCAGTACATCAGTCAGCGGAAACGGGTGTCCGGCGACGTCACACAGGGCAATTGCGGTCGCCTGCAATTCCTGCGGTGCCCGCGACAGGGAGTTGTTGACGTTGATCCCGATGCCGATGGCCAACCGTCGTGGATCGGCCGTCGGCAATTCGATCAAAATGCCGCTCAGTTTGCGTCGCCGGCAGTAGACATCGTTGGGCCATTTGAGTTGCATCGGGGACGGAGCACC
Encoded here:
- a CDS encoding sialate O-acetylesterase; its protein translation is MNFLVLLCMRSGHDDRLLISRSRLALVLVFQLVASGVAVAQVQLANVFADRMVLQRELPVPVWGTADPGASVQVAFDGQSHTTIADEQGRWRVTLAAMKASASPRELVVQSEADRVVRKNVWVGEVWLAAGQSNMAYTTRAMASRLAKGQDLVSAADFPAIRFCRINEPDSPQPLDDLPAIAQWDVCTPQNVLQHSAVAFVFARRLHQALQVPIGVIDCSWGGKPIEPFIPVDAFVGHPTLVELAARAKTGDFEGIQTMPGGTYVRSSSWLAGTIYNGRIAPLVPYAIRGAIWYQGESNSGKGEDPRDYEHKMRALVEGWRHAWDRDRLPVYFVQLPQWSSYAWTYLREQQRRAQRLPHTGMVVTIDLDNGNDIHPPNKIDVGERLARWPLANVYGREIEASGPMFREAKIRDGTATVSFEHAESGLMVGRVAGVQSIQPSHEDRLNGFELIGPEGRWYAAEARIEGGTVVVSSPEVTQPIAVRYACHPEAEAGRAWNLYSREGLPASPFCSDWNLMPYDPDENPMPKK
- a CDS encoding acetyl-CoA carboxylase biotin carboxylase subunit, which produces MFTKILIANRGEIACRVIKTARKMGIQTVAVYSEADRDALHVSMADEAVLIGPPPSAESYLVIEKLVQACRDTGAQAVHPGYGFVSENAAFAEQLAEAGIAFIGPNVHAIKNMGDKITSKKLAQEAGVNTVPGHADIIESPDVAVTIAQEIGYPVMIKASAGGGGKGMRIARDDDECRDGFQRASGEAKTSFGDDRVFIEKFIEQPRHIEIQVIADKHGNVIHLGERECSLQRRHQKVIEEAPSPFLDAQTRSAMGDQAVALARAVQYESAGTVEFIVDNDRNFYFLEMNTRLQVEHPVTEYVTGLDLVELMIRSAAGEVLPLSQSDVQLNGSAIESRVYAEDPLRGFLPSIGRLVRYCPPPENEVVRVDTGVYEGAEISMHYDPMIAKLITYGATRDAAIGHMREALNEFYIRGVSHNISFLAALIEHPRFRSGNISTNLIAEEYPDGFHPSDLVHENPALLIVVAAAIHRRYMDRAAGISGQLPGYERNIDDHWVIMLDGQQSPVAMRPLPGGHEITYGTDTYRVTSDWQFGQPLFRGTVNGETICIQVERRNMHYSLFHWGSQIDIMVLTPRAADLLACMPIKEPPDTSRFLLSPMPGLLTQLRVEEGTEVHAGQDLAVIEAMKMENVLRAEREGRVSKITANIGETLAVDQPILEFEPLAD
- a CDS encoding acyl-CoA carboxylase subunit beta; translated protein: MQDIVKRLEEMRKAAEMGGGQKRIDAQHKKGKLTARERIELLLDPGMFEEWDMFVEHRCKDFGMDQQGIPGDGVVTGYGTINGRVVFVFSQDFTVFGGSLSEAHAEKICKVMDHAIKVGAPVIGINDSGGARIQEGVASLGGYADVFQRNVLASGVVPQISLVMGPCAGGAVYSPAMTDFIFMVKDSSYMFVTGPDVVKTVTHEEVTHEQLGGAVTHSTVSGVADRAFENDVEALAMVRRFINYLPANNRVDAPHRPTPDPSDRVEPSLDTLVPDSPTMPYDMKELILKIVDDTDFFELQPEHAKNIVVGLARMDGYPIGIVANQPLVLAGCLDIKSSIKAARFVRFCDAFNIPILTLVDVPGFMPGTAQEYGGIIKHGAKLLFAYAEATVPKVTLITRKAYGGAYDVMSSKHLRGDVNLAWPSAEIAVMGPKGAVEIIFRKDLGDPEKIAALTEEYRVKFANPFIAGRRGFIDDVVMPRMSRKRICRSLAMLRSKKLENPWRKHGNIPL
- the phaC gene encoding class III poly(R)-hydroxyalkanoic acid synthase subunit PhaC → MNEPIDEPSATERTWPPLVACWTRAVKQAAENAHQLQQASHPHADPKTHRRQWFGLWGQATEAYLRSSDFLKLLKRHIDTLIDAKLAGDFDPADTRVKAGRLSSDVRALAMSFGQLFPETKSVPNRIHGGGPGGGGGGGVSPQTPDRPSKWATPFEVVYEATPLKLLHFQPAKVRFAEPVLICFALVNRPYILDLKANRSVVRRLLDRGFDVYVIDWGNPDDSDSALRLEDYVCSMLNNAVDFICQRSHSPRLSLLGYCMGGTMSTLYTALHPERIGNLILMAAPIEFDGESGLLNLWARPETFDVDGLIDAFGNCPGEFLQLVFQLMKPVQNFAEKQLSFMENSNNTEFLDDFETIERWSGDTIPIAGETFREFVSMLYQENRLVNNQMVLAGQTIRLAAITCPILLLVAQRDHLVPPESTLAIKERVSSGDVTSLSIEAGHIGLAVGSQAQRNLWPLAAEWIASHSTQR
- a CDS encoding biotin--[acetyl-CoA-carboxylase] ligase, giving the protein MHRGIKSQDAALREAPSRESPRRDVLFSDADLDRLTKSTFVERVDFHPAIDSTNRRAQELARNRLPAGPVLILTESQTAGRGRGANHWWADSGALTLTLLLDTGLPQRRLPQASLTVGLAVCEALEEMGAPSPMQLKWPNDVYCRRRKLSGILIELPTADPRRLAIGIGINVNNSLSRAPQELQATAIALCDVAGHPFPLTDVLIAVLNRLQHRLESIGCRDDELRTMWRERCLLTNRTVQVDLGTRTVSGRCRGINDEGALVIETPTGLEPCYAGTVTLF